From the genome of Aspergillus chevalieri M1 DNA, chromosome 8, nearly complete sequence, one region includes:
- the RPA12 gene encoding DNA-directed RNA polymerase I core subunit RPA12 (COG:K;~EggNog:ENOG410PNWW;~InterPro:IPR019761,IPR034004,IPR001222;~PFAM:PF01096;~go_function: GO:0003676 - nucleic acid binding [Evidence IEA];~go_function: GO:0008270 - zinc ion binding [Evidence IEA];~go_process: GO:0006351 - transcription, DNA-templated [Evidence IEA];~go_process: GO:0006379 - mRNA cleavage [Evidence IEA]) encodes MSAIGSLIFCTDCGNLLQESTGDANAVLLCEICGARNKDATSKTIVSESKPSDFPSALRAKRSAVQTLTAEDKKTEALTQHTCARCGRKEMYFTTVQLRSADEGSTVFLTCVCGYKYACSPFPACFNSICLIATFSITGRPKTTRFQNLRYFTRIRICISMALKIGKA; translated from the exons ATGTCTGCCATTGGATCTTTGATTTTCTGTACCGATTGCGGAAACCTCCTGCAGGAGTCGACCGGCGATGCGAATGCGGTTCTCCTCTGTGAAATTTGCGGAGCTCGAAACAAAG ACGCAACATCTAAGACCATTGTCTCGGAGTCCAAACCCAGTGATTTCCCCTCAGCCTTGAGGGCCAAGCGATCGGCCGTCCAAACCTTGACCGCGGAAGACAAGAAGACAGAAGCCCTCACTCAACACACATGCGCAAGATGTGGGAGGAAAGAGATGTATTTCACAACCGTGCAGCTACGCAGTGCAGACGAAGGAAGTACTGTGTTTCTTACTTGCGTTTGTGGTTACAAGTATGCTTGCTCTCCTTTCCCCGCATGTTTCAACTCAATATGTCTAATTGCGACTTTTTCAATTACAGGGAGACCCAAAACAACTAGGTTCCAAAATTTGCGTTATTTTACTCGCATTCGGATTTGCATTTCTATGGCATTAAAAATAGGAAAAGCATGA
- the LIA1 gene encoding deoxyhypusine monooxygenase (BUSCO:EOG09263JZO;~COG:C;~EggNog:ENOG410PJAQ;~InterPro:IPR016024,IPR011989,IPR021133,IPR027517, IPR004155;~PFAM:PF13646,PF03130;~go_function: GO:0019135 - deoxyhypusine monooxygenase activity [Evidence IEA];~go_process: GO:0008612 - peptidyl-lysine modification to peptidyl-hypusine [Evidence IEA]) gives MASNNTVLTLRKVITSESEPLARRFRALFSLKHLACLQPPTEQTLPAIEAIAAALSSSSSELLKHELAYCLGQTRNPDSVSYLQDAVRNTKEDAMCRHEAAEALGALGFTSSLELLQKVRDDENELDIMRETCDIAVDRILWENSEERKAEKLKPSDFSSIDPAPPLPLISSQPSISDLEKTLLDTQLPLFQRYRAMFALRDLASPPDLPTAPAAVDGLAKGLKDPSALFRHEIAFVFGQLCHPASVPSLTETLSDQQEIGMVRHEAAEALGSLGDVEGVEETLKKFLNDPEQVVRESIQVALDMAEYEKNGEIQYALVPDEAAPAAVPAA, from the exons ATGGCATCCAACAACACCGTCCTCACCCTCCGCAAAGTCATCACCTCCGAATCGGAACCTCTAGCCCGCCGATTCCGCGCCCTTTTCTCCCTCAAGCACCTTGCCTGCTTGCAGCCCCCGACGGAGCAGACATTGCCCGCGATCGAAGCTATCGCGGCTGCTCTCAGCTCTTCCTCATCCGAATTGCTCAAGCACGAGCTTGCATACTGTCTAGGCCAGACCCGTAACCCGGACTCCGTGTCGTACCTCCAGGATGCGGTGAGGAATACGAAGGAGGATGCGATGTGTCGCCATGAGGCCGCGGAGGCTCTTGGTGCGCTGGGATTTACTAGCAGCCTGGAGTTGCTGCAGAAAGTGAGGGATGACGAGAATGAATTGGATATCATGCGCGAGACGTGTGATATTGCGGTGGACAGAATTCTCTGGGAGAACTCCGAGGAGAGAAAGGCCGAGAAGTTGAAGCCTag CGACTTCTCGTCTATCGATCCTGCCCCGCCGCTTCCCTTGATCTCGAGCCAACCCTCGATTTCCGACTTGGAAAAGACACTGCTTGATACACAACTCCCTCTGTTCCAGAGATACCGTGCCATGTTTGCCCTGCGTGATCTCGCTTCGCCTCCTGATCTCCCTACAGCGCCGGCCGCTGTTGATGGTTTGGCCAAGGGCCTGAAGGACCCTTCTGCGCTGTTCCGTCACGAGATCGCATTCGTTTTTGGTCAGCTCTGCCACCCGGCGTCTGTTCCTAGCCTCACGGAAACCCTCAGCGACCAGCAGGAAATTGGCATGGTGCGCCACGAAGCTGCCGAGGCTCTCGGGAGCTTGGGAGATGTCGAGGGTGTCGAGGAGACACTGAAGAAGTTCTTGAATGACCCGGAGCAAGTCGTCAGAGAAAGTATCCAGGTAGCTCTTGACATGGCTGAATATGAGAAGAACGGGGAAATTCAGTATGCGCTGGTGCCGGACGAGGCAGCCCCCGCTGCTGTACCTGCTGCTTGA
- a CDS encoding uncharacterized protein (COG:S;~EggNog:ENOG410PJ57) — protein sequence MAEQNGHDVVNRTLSGGEPSPSDVPASTNDKTPAGEDVGEIKNTATTTQPDTRTNAQESYGERNVGDSLQYQKDMERNSGASTTTETSKQGPGPVASRALEMSGRTASSDGGDDTGSQGGSESDASRADSKQPSRVGSVKKPASFKPVSFAKFAVPKAPGAPAAPKAPERAALSTATPLGVPQPSSRPRLVAKTTSSLRDSLSKTGTSATKPGGGGPDPNKVWNRNRPAQPPPSKHLTDEELKQQYGIHMTSRIQEDAGATEGKWADIEDDEDDWAPETIEWTDGTKTNLNNAEPPPQQPGPEVKPLPEPKEPLHRVEQPSPLKETARPVPKPTTSVGPNPTVLRLGANAEKQARSASISSKGINDKLGSSTSPAPPPSKSPWATLPPVEKVSPVVPPVQLQPPSRIPNREPPVSDGTSGPATGGFPPSGFSQPREIAADDFNRAWKDSQTGAPRELYNSRSGRYEPVSETKRGAWRNEQTFRGPSVLQRPAPGEQTGPAEPSAAFQTHRAGGQDGAHWMRRRTSSNVSGGSGSFARRMSVGRPDGAQRALEGRRGSQVNGMTELQSPNRELPVPKGAQLRDVSPGRQIPGPAWSTRAPATINDVPASAVSGAPQHSPPAPLEEQIAAPQAPQEDPVAMQERIMKEKRMEARQRRIEQEEREEAAKRERIRQKLEALGPAPEKPKRKESIEASQVEPTPATSHSPPKPPVPEPTGEPKQYGMMKVHHPESVKKLVAANERERTTERTPSTSIAKRVPSPAREPQQDAPAANGLDKPIEFQPQVPAKHPEPQVDEQGPQWRNNLHVSNSYSPWSPNNQFIRSPPSLTNPWKPLSNDKTLGNGIFDPGLGGFPAKDLPPLRGPLNLDQPPIVPASQPFSAPPETVSISPLPSPEVRHASYDPLSALGHPGPIGPPSSQQPHWPHEPRVTGPAAWNNFQAVAAKREAEENEKRRNEMNAFRDGPSSLQVNFNETWRQVRTGDQVGQRQLVGITTRTAEPAIPAPNPLPGLDNVGGLPFPDSHARPFVMPRSSRFFPQATEQFKKPAVEEDPSRSPSPPPPEEIWSHPVFASDSSRPLVHLPAPKPVVKLPPKAVAPPPAPPTFASMVAAPPRNPPPMSTATTWQEKINGLFGKKTTPEKRNALAVTSATKEPLDVPSQIAAVSVSLPHTVEAEVQVGVGREIEDGVFISKQVEQAEEMFEDREIGSLPVVRVPNMAPPAAWLAAPPPAQSRPKPKNPAQVLSVEPYLFGFQDKDPSGNIQISIRFPGADAPKVLTLPKKAGSHNPRHRGPSTFKPRKGGKSREGPGNVNPKKSASSQQSSSGNVASPRQPRNGSWGSRTSNAPRQAAT from the exons ATGGCAGAGCAGAACGGCCACGATGTGGTAAATCGAACCCTGTCGGGCGGCGAGCCTTCGCCTTCCGACGTTCCTGCGAGCACCAACGACAAGACACCTGCTGGAGAGGACGTGGGGGAGATCAAAAATACCGCAACGACGACGCAACCCGACACGAGAACGAACGCTCAGGAGAGTTATGGGGAGAGAAACGTTGGTGATTCACTACAATACCAGAAGGATATGGAGAGAAATAGTGGggcttcaacgacaact GAGACGAGCAAGCAGGGCCCGGGACCGGTCGCATCAAGAGCACTTGAAATGAGCGGACGAACTGCTTCATCGGACGGCGGAGACGATACAGGCTCGCAAGGTGGTTCAGAATCGGATGCTAGTCGAGCGGATAGCAAACAGCCCTCGCGCGTGGGGTCAGTGAAGAAGCCAGCATCATTTAAGCCAGTTTCCTTTGCGAAATTCGCCGTCCCAAAAGCACCAGGTGCCCCGGCCGCACCCAAAGCCCCCGAGAGAG CGGCATTATCTACAGCTACGCCGTTGGGTGTTCCACAGCCAAGTTCACGACCGCGTTTGGTCGCAAAGACAACCAGCAGCCTTCGAGACTCATTATCCAAAACTGGAACAAGCGCAACGAAGCCGGGTGGAGGCGGGCCTGATCCGAATAAGGTCTGGAACAGGAATCGAC CGGCCCAACCCCCGCCTTCGAAGCACTTGACCGACGAAGAACTAAAGCAACAATATGGAATCCACATGACGTCTCGTATTCAGGAGGATGCCGGCGCAACAGAGGGCAAGTGGGCCGATAtcgaagacgacgaagatgactGGGCTCCGGAGACAATAGAATGGACGGATGGGACAAAGACAAATCTGAACAACGCagaaccaccaccacaacaacccGGACCAGAAGTCAAACCTCTGCCGGAGCCAAAAGAACCTCTGCATCGGGTAGAGCAACCCTCGCCCTTGAAGGAGACTGCGAGACCTGTTCCAAAACCCACGACATCTGTCGGACCGAACCCTACTGTGCTTCGACTTGGAGCAAACGCCGAAAAACAAGCAAGGAGCGCGAGTATCTCATCCAAAGGCATTAATGACAAGTTGGGCTCATCGACAAGTCCGGCTCCGCCTCCGAGCAAATCACCATGGGCAACCTTGCCGCCTGTCGAGAAGGTGTCTCCTGTTGTTCCGCCTGTCCAACTTCAGCCACCGTCTCGAATTCCCAATAGAGAACCTCCAGTTAGTGATGGCACTAGTGGACCTGCAACTGGCGGATTTCCGCCTAGCGGTTTCTCGCAGCCGAGAGAGATCGCAGCGGACGATTTCAATCGAGCATGGAAGGATTCACAAACAGGAGCGCCCCGGGAACTCTACAATTCTAGGTCAGGCCGTTATGAACCTGTCTCCGAAACTAAAAGGGGGGCTTGGCGAAACGAACAAACATTTCGCGGTCCGTCAGTCTTACAGAGACCGGCCCCAGGAGAACAAACAGGGCCTGCAGAGCCTTCAGCAGCTTTCCAAACTCACAGGGCTGGTGGCCAAGATGGTGCGCACTGGATGCGTCGACGCACATCCTCCAATGTTAGTGGCGGAAGTGGGAGTTTTGCGCGCCGGATGTCGGTTGGTCGCCCTGACGGGGCCCAGCGAGCCTTGGAAGGCAGAAGAGGGTCCCAGGTGAACGGAATGACCGAACTGCAATCGCCGAATCGAGAGTTGCCAGTACCGAAAGGAGCGCAATTACGAGATGTCTCACCTGGTCGACAGATCCCTGGACCGGCTTGGTCGACTCGAGCCCCCGCTACCATCAATGACGTGCCTGCGTCCGCAGTTAGCGGTGCGCCTCAGCATTCACCACCGGCTCCCTTGGAAGAACAAATCGCAGCACCGCAGGCTCCTCAGGAGGACCCGGTTGCTATGCAAGAGCGTATcatgaaagaaaagagaatggAAGCCCGGCAACGGAGAATCGAGCaggaggagagagaagaggccGCAAAGCGTGAACGAATTCGACAGAAGCTTGAAGCTCTGGGACCAGCGCCTGAGAAGCCAAAGCGTAAGGAATCCATCGAGGCTAGTCAAGTTGAACCGACTCCAGCAACCTCTCATTCCCCACCCAAGCCTCCGGTGCCTGAACCGACTGGCGAGCCAAAACAATATGGAATGATGAAGGTACATCACCCCGAGTCGGTGAAGAAGCTCGTcgctgcaaatgagagagaaagaaCCACCGAGAGAACGCCATCAACAAGCATTGCAAAACGGGTTCCTTCTCCAGCTCGCGAGCCACAACAGGATGCACCCGCAGCAAATGGACTTGATAAACCCATAGAGTTTCAGCCACAAGTCCCAGCCAAGCATCCTGAACCTCAGGTCGATGAACAAGGTCCTCAATGGAGAAATAATCTTCATGTTTCAAACTCATATTCTCCGTGGTCCCCGAACAATCAATTTATCAGGTCCCCTCCTTCCCTTACAAACCCCTGGAAACCTTTGAGCAATGATAAGACTTTGGGCAACGGGATATTCGACCCAGGTCTAGGAGGTTTCCCGGCGAAAGATCTTCCTCCTTTACGGGGTCCTCTAAACCTGGACCAACCGCCCATCGTTCCTGCATCTCAGCCATTCTCTGCTCCCCCGGAAACCGTATCAATATCTCCCCTGCCATCGCCTGAGGTAAGACATGCCTCGTATGATCCTCTGAGTGCTCTTGGCCACCCGGGGCCTATCGGACCTCCAAGTTCGCAACAACCTCACTGGCCACATGAACCTCGCGTTACCGGACCGGCAGCATGGAATAATTTCCAAGCTGTTGCAGCCAAACGTGAAGCTGAAGAAAACGAGAAGCGCCGGAATGAGATGAATGCATTCCGCGATGGGCCGTCTTCCCTTCAGGTCAACTTCAATGAAACATGGCGTCAAGTCCGGACCGGCGACCAGGTTGGACAGAGGCAGCTTGTTGGTATTACGACGAGAACAGCAGAACCCGCTATACCGGCACCGAATCCTCTACCTGGTCTCGACAACGTCGGTGGCCTTCCGTTCCCTGACAGCCATGCACGCCCATTTGTCATGCCTCGTAGTTCGCGGTTCTTCCCGCAAGCAACGGAGCAGTTCAAGAAACCAGCTGTTGAAGAAGACCCCTCGAGAAGCCCTTCGCCTCCGCCACCAGAGGAAATTTGGAGCCATCCTGTCTTTGCAAGTGACTCGAGCAGGCCCCTGGTTCATCTACCTGCACCAAAACCTGTTGTCAAGCTTCCGCCAAAGGCCGTGGCTCCCCCTCCTGCTCCGCCGACCTTTGCTTCTATGGTGGCAGCACCGCCGCGAAACCCACCACCCATGTCAACAGCAACGACCTGGcaggagaagatcaacgGCCTCTTTGGCAAGAAGACAACCCCTGAGAAGAGGAATGCGTTAGCAGTTACGTCTGCCACCAAGGAACCCCTAGATGTTCCTTCGCAGATCGCTGCTGTTTCAGTTTCTCTGCCTCACACTGTTGAGGCTGAGGTTCAGGTTGGGGTTGGCCGTGAGATTGAAGACGGGGTATTCATTTCCAAACAAGTCGAGCAAGCAGAGGAAATGTTTGAAGACCGTGAGATTGGTTCTCTGCCTGTCGTGAGAGTACCCAACATGGCACCTCCGGCTGCTTGGCTCGCTGCGCCGCCGCCAGCACAATCCCGGCCGAAACCGAAGAATCCGGCCCAGGTCCTTAGTGTTGAGCCGTACCTTTTCGGATTCCAAGACAAGGATCCCTCTGGCAATATTCAAATTTCCATTCGCTTCCCGGGAGCTGATGCCCCGAAGGTTCTGACTCTCCCTAAGAAGGCAGGCAGCCATAACCCTCGACACCGTGGTCCATCGACTTTCAAACCTCGCAAGGGTGGCAAGTCCCGAGAAGGGCCTGGAAACGTCAATCCCAAGAAGTCAGCTTCGTCTCAACAGTCAAGCAGTGGGAATGTAGCTTCTCCGCGGCAGCCACGAAATGGAAGCTGGGGGTCGCGCACCTCGAATGCTCCTCGTCAGGCcgccacatga
- the ESA1 gene encoding NuA4 histone acetyltransferase complex catalytic subunit ESA1 (COG:B;~EggNog:ENOG410PHAU;~InterPro:IPR000953,IPR036388,IPR016197,IPR025995, IPR016181,IPR040706,IPR002717;~PFAM:PF01853,PF11717,PF17772;~go_function: GO:0004402 - histone acetyltransferase activity [Evidence IEA];~go_process: GO:0006355 - regulation of transcription, DNA-templated [Evidence IEA];~go_process: GO:0016573 - histone acetylation [Evidence IEA]) — translation MGVRDSHGEPTGTPDPVEKGFATLNTIRIGVKAMVQKDGELRKAEILSIKQRKDGLAFYVHYVDFNKRLDEWIAASRIDLTHEVEWPQPEKPEKKKTGAATKAPSKNAQKRARTDSRDISAAPDLLTGKNINVAKPQRPSKAGGKENVMEDIQPEADGLPKTEPDDVDMTDVGFSDTKAEEQKASMSREQEIERLRTSGSMTQNPTEIHRVRNLNRLQMGKFEIEPWYFSPYPASYSDADMVYIDEFCLSYFDNQRAFERHRAKCTLVHPPGNEIYRDDYISFFEVDGRRQRTWCRNLCLLSKLFLDHKTLYYDVDPFLFYCMCTRDETGCRLVGYFSKEKDSAEGYNLACILTLPQYQRRGFGRLLISFSYELSKREGKLGSPEKPLSDLGLLGYRQYWRETLVEILTEEDRESISENELALLTSMTEKDVHETLVVFNMLRYHKGNWVIVLTDYALDEHKKRMEKERIKGARKIDPARLQWKPPVFTASSRTWNW, via the exons ATGGGCGTCAGAGATTCGCACGGGGAGCCGACAGGGACGCCAGATCCCGTCGAGAAGGGGTTTGCCACGCTTAATACCATCAG GATCGGTGTGAAGGCCATGGTGCAGAAG GATGGTGAATTACGAAAGGCAGAAATTTTGTCGATTAAGCAGCGTAAGGATGGGCTGGCTTTCTA CGTCCATTATGTCGACTTTAACAAACGTCTGGATG AATGGATCGCCGCGTCAAGAATTGACCTAACACATGAAGTCGAATGGCCACAACCAGAGAAgccagagaaaaagaagaccgGCGCAGCCACCAAAGCACCAAGCAAGAATGCGCAGAAACGCGCCAGAACCGACAGCCGGGATATCTCAGCAGCACCCGACCTCCTCACAGGCAAAAACATTAACGTTGCCAAGCCGCAGCGTCCATCTAAAGCCGGTGGAAAGGAAAATGTCATGGAAGATATTCAACCGGAAGCAGATGGACTTCCCAAGACAGAGCCTGACGATGTCGACATGACCGACGTCGGCTTCTCTGATACCAAGGCTGAGGAACAGAAAGCGTCTATGTCTCGAGAACAAGAGATCGAGAGGCTGCGCACAAGCGGTAGCATGACCCAGAACCCAACCGAAATCCACCGCGTCCGCAACCTGAACAGGCTACAAATGGGCAAATTTGAGATCGAGCCGTGGTACTTCTCACCCTATCCAGCCTCATACTCCGACGCAGACATGGTCTACATCGACGAGTTCTGTCTAAGCTACTTCGACAACCAGCGCGCCTTTGAACGACACCGCGCAAAATGCACCCTCGTCCACCCCCCAGGAAACGAAATTTACCGCGACGACTACATCTCCTTCTTCGAAGTTGACGGCCGCCGCCAACGAACCTGGTGCCGAAATCTCTGTCTTCTAAGTAAACTATTCCTCGATCACAAAACACTCTACTACGACGTCGACCCCTTCTTGTTCTACTGCATGTGCACCCGCGACGAAACCGGCTGCCGTCTGGTCGGCTACTTCTCCAAGGAAAAGGACTCCGCAGAGGGCTACAACCTGGCTTGTATCCTAACCCTCCCGCAGTACCAGCGGCGCGGTTTCGGTCGACTACTCATCTCGTTCAGCTACGAGCTTAGCAAGCGGGAAGGAAAGCTCGGTTCCCCAGAAAAACCGCTAAGTGACCTTGGCCTACTAGGTTACCGGCAGTATTGGCGAGAGACGCTTGTAGAGATACTCACAGAAGAagatcgggagtcgattagtGAGAATGAACTTGCGCTGTTGACGTCGATGACGGAGAAGGATGTTCATGAGACATTGGTTGTTTTTAATATGCTTCGTTATCAT AAAGGAAATTGGGTCATCGTTCTGACCGATTACGCCCTCGACGAACACAAAAAGCGCatggagaaagagaggatCAAGGGAGCGCGAAAGATTGATCCTGCTCGTCTTCAGTGGAAGCCTCCAGTTTTCACCGCGTCTAGCCGAACTTGGAACTGGTGA
- a CDS encoding ETC complex I subunit (COG:C;~EggNog:ENOG410PMWV;~InterPro:IPR038532,IPR006885;~PFAM:PF04800;~go_function: GO:0016651 - oxidoreductase activity, acting on NAD(P)H [Evidence IEA];~go_process: GO:0022900 - electron transport chain [Evidence IEA]), with the protein MSFIRAGSAACFRAGRIVAPVNVRFTSNVSRAPGDPPVKTSPSAAPTVPPKESSLINQETPAEAMARHQPDYDATIDHGTSQFSPVPKRVMDGSEPGETVPAAILSGAPTDLQARTVRIYRPTKPATQSGNWHSHHWRMDWDILQRGHRWENPLIGWQSSADGMQGTHLKFKTKDDAVKFAQKQGYEYFVQEPNDRRFVPKSYANNFSHSPGKLKHIKTK; encoded by the exons ATGTCGTTTATCCGAGCAGGAAGCGCTGCCTGCTTCAGGGCGGGCAGGATTGTCGCCCCCGTTAATGTCCGTTTTACTTCGAACGTCTCTCGTGCCCCCGGTGATCCGCCTGTCAAGACGAGTCCCTCCGCCGCGCCGACTGTCCCTCCCAAGGAGAGTTCGTTGATCAACCAGGAGACCCCTGCTGAGGCCATGGCTCGTCACCAGCCAGACTATGACGCTACCATTGACCACGGCACCTC GCAATTCTCCCCTGTGCCCAAGCGCGTGATGGACGGCAGTGAACCTGGTGAGACCGTTCCTGCTGCTATCCTCTCCGGCGCTCCCACGGATCTTCAGGCTCGGACCGTCAG AATCTACCGCCCCACGAAGCCTGCTACACAGTCCGGAAACTGGCACAGCCACCACTGGCGAATGGATTGGGATATTTTGCAAAGGGGTCACCGGTGGGAGAACCCGCTTATTGGGTGGCAGTCGTCTGCAGATGGCATGCAGGGTACCCACTTGAAGTTCAAGACCAAGGACGATGCCGTCAAGTTTGCCCAGAAGCAGGGCTATGAATACTTCGTGCAGGAGCCTAATGACCGCCGGTTTGTTCCTAAGTCCTACGCGAACAACTTCTCGCACTCGCCCGGCAAGCTCAAGCACATCAAGACCAAATAA
- a CDS encoding F1F0 ATP synthase subunit f (BUSCO:EOG09265FTN;~COG:C;~EggNog:ENOG410PPTD;~InterPro:IPR019727;~PFAM:PF10791;~go_component: GO:0000276 - mitochondrial proton-transporting ATP synthase complex, coupling factor F(o) [Evidence IEA];~go_process: GO:0015986 - ATP synthesis coupled proton transport [Evidence IEA]) — MRLPCARNRSSDNPLLPSLSSPLLSSTLLIQQFESSLPKMSYIARRGLSTLIPPKIASPNAIGAAQDAARMERVVNFYARLPRGAAPEVKPTGLIGRYQARYFSGKNASAAPLAHAIGGILIIGYSMEYYFHLRHHKNHPH; from the exons ATGAGGCTCCCTTGTGCTAGGAACCGCTCATCCGACAACCCGCTTTTGCCGTCACTTTCCTCCCCTCTGCTATCGTCAACGCTCCTGATTCAGCAGTTCGAATCAAG TTTGCCCAAGATGAGCTACATCGCCCGCCGCGGTCTCTCGACCTTGATCCCTCCCAAG ATCGCTTCTCCCAAT gcGATCGGTGCCGCTCAGGATGCTGCTCGTATGGAGCGTGTCGTGAACTTCTACGCCCGCCTCCCCCGCGGTGCTGCTCCTGAGGTCAAACCTACCGGTCTCATTGGACGCTACCAGGCCCGCTACTTCAGCGGCAAGAATGCCTCCGCTGCGC CCCTTGCCCACGCCATCGGTGGTATCCTGATCATCGGATACAGCATGGAGTACTACTTCCACCTCC GTCACCACAAGAACCACCCTCACTAA